Proteins encoded within one genomic window of Brachybacterium avium:
- the lpdA gene encoding dihydrolipoyl dehydrogenase — protein sequence MAETSTDQFDVVILGGGSGGYAAALRGAQLGQKIALVEKDQLGGTCLHRGCVPTKAMLHVGELADAPSEAAAAGVDLTLNGIDATKVLGFKDKIIGRLHKGLQGLVKSRKVEYVEGFGTLTGPNTISVETGSGTRTLTGKNIILASGSYSKTLPGIDLGGRFLDSEAALQLPEIPKNPIILGGGVIGVEFASIWKSLGAESVTIVEGLPHLVANEDEALSKALERAYKKRGITYSLGVFTEKAEQTENGVKVTLADGKVFEGDYLLVAVGRGPATSGVGYEEQGIEMDRGFVLANKETLETNVPGVYAVGDIVPGLQLAHRGFAQGIFVAERIAGLNPAPIVESGIERITYCEPELGSVGLSEKQAKEQLGEDAVEVYEYNLGGNGKSQILGTTGFIKLVREKDGPIIGVHMIGSRTSELMGEALLIVNWEAYPEDVASLVHGHPSQHEALGEAALALAGKPLHAHA from the coding sequence GTGGCGGAGACAAGCACTGACCAGTTCGACGTCGTGATCCTGGGCGGTGGCAGCGGCGGCTATGCGGCCGCGCTGCGCGGAGCCCAGCTCGGCCAGAAGATCGCGCTCGTGGAGAAGGATCAGCTCGGTGGCACCTGCCTGCACCGCGGTTGCGTCCCGACCAAGGCGATGCTGCATGTCGGCGAGCTCGCCGACGCACCGTCCGAGGCGGCTGCCGCGGGCGTGGACCTCACCCTCAACGGCATCGATGCCACGAAGGTGCTGGGGTTCAAGGACAAGATCATCGGCAGGCTCCACAAGGGTCTGCAGGGCCTGGTGAAATCCCGCAAGGTCGAGTACGTCGAGGGCTTCGGCACGCTCACCGGCCCGAACACCATCTCGGTCGAGACCGGGTCCGGCACCCGCACCCTCACCGGCAAGAACATCATCCTGGCCTCCGGCTCCTACTCGAAGACGCTTCCGGGCATCGATCTGGGCGGGCGCTTCCTGGACTCCGAGGCGGCGCTGCAGCTGCCGGAGATCCCGAAGAACCCGATCATCCTCGGTGGCGGGGTCATCGGCGTCGAGTTCGCCTCGATCTGGAAGTCGCTCGGCGCGGAGTCCGTGACCATCGTCGAGGGCCTTCCCCACCTGGTCGCCAACGAGGACGAAGCGCTGTCCAAGGCGCTCGAGCGCGCGTACAAGAAGCGCGGCATCACCTACTCGCTCGGAGTCTTCACCGAGAAGGCCGAGCAGACCGAGAACGGGGTGAAGGTCACCCTCGCCGACGGCAAGGTCTTCGAGGGCGATTACCTGCTGGTCGCCGTGGGCCGCGGCCCGGCGACCTCCGGCGTGGGCTACGAGGAGCAGGGCATCGAGATGGATCGCGGCTTCGTGCTCGCGAACAAGGAGACCCTGGAGACCAACGTCCCCGGCGTCTACGCCGTCGGCGACATCGTCCCCGGCCTGCAGCTCGCACATCGCGGTTTCGCGCAGGGCATCTTCGTCGCCGAGCGGATCGCGGGGCTGAACCCCGCCCCGATCGTCGAGTCCGGCATCGAGCGCATCACCTATTGCGAGCCTGAGCTCGGCTCGGTGGGCCTGTCCGAGAAGCAGGCCAAGGAGCAGTTGGGCGAGGATGCGGTCGAGGTCTACGAGTACAACCTCGGCGGCAACGGCAAGTCCCAGATCCTCGGCACCACCGGCTTCATCAAGCTGGTCCGTGAGAAGGACGGCCCGATCATCGGCGTCCACATGATCGGCTCGCGCACCTCGGAGCTGATGGGCGAGGCACTGCTCATCGTCAACTGGGAGGCTTACCCCGAGGACGTCGCCTCCCTCGTCCACGGCCATCCCTCGCAGCACGAGGCCCTGGGCGAAGCGGCGCTCGCTCTCGCCGGCAAGCCGCTGCACGCCCACGCCTGA
- the sucB gene encoding 2-oxoglutarate dehydrogenase, E2 component, dihydrolipoamide succinyltransferase: MSETVKMPALGESVTEGTVTRWLKAVGDTVEVDEPLLEVSTDKVDTEIPSPITGTVEKILVEEDEDAEVGADLVVIGDGSGSDASGSDDSGAEAPAEEEASEGEDLASDDTAAPSTDEEAPSGESEKPADTSDETGSGASGASGASGGAADGEEITMPALGESVTEGTVTRWLKAVGDTVEVDEPLLEVSTDKVDTEIPSPVAGTVLEIKVSEDEDAEVGAVLAVIGSGDAAAAPAEKSDTPAPKAEEAPAKEEPKTEAPKAEEKKAEAPKAEEKKAEAPAAPAPKAADAVSGAESSGYVTPLVRKMASEAGVDLSSVKGSGLGGRIRKQDVQQAIEAQKSAASAPAAAAPAAATAAPKVEVSSKRGTEEKMPRIRKVIGQRMMESLHEMAQLTTAVEVDLTRIAKLRARAKEDFAAREGAKLTYLPFLMMAAIEGLKTYPQLNSSIDGDKIVYHGAENIGMAADTERGLVVPVIRDAGDLNLAGLARQIGDLGARAKGNKLVPDDLAGATFTITNTGSGGALWDTPIVPAPQVGILGTGTITKRPAVVQNAEGDDSIAIRSMMYLFLSYDHRVVDGADAARFLTSMKKRLEEGAFEAELGL, translated from the coding sequence ATGTCTGAAACCGTGAAGATGCCGGCACTCGGTGAATCCGTCACCGAGGGCACTGTCACCCGCTGGCTCAAGGCCGTCGGAGACACCGTCGAGGTCGACGAGCCGCTGCTCGAGGTCTCCACCGACAAGGTCGATACCGAGATCCCCTCCCCCATCACGGGGACCGTCGAGAAGATCCTGGTCGAGGAGGACGAGGACGCCGAGGTCGGCGCCGATCTCGTCGTCATCGGCGATGGCTCCGGCTCCGACGCCTCCGGCTCCGACGACTCCGGTGCCGAGGCCCCGGCGGAGGAGGAGGCCTCCGAGGGCGAGGATCTCGCCTCGGACGACACCGCCGCCCCGTCGACCGATGAGGAGGCCCCCTCCGGCGAGTCCGAGAAGCCGGCCGACACCTCGGACGAGACCGGCTCCGGTGCCTCCGGTGCCTCCGGTGCCTCCGGCGGCGCCGCCGACGGCGAGGAGATCACCATGCCGGCGCTCGGTGAGTCCGTCACCGAGGGCACTGTCACCCGCTGGCTCAAGGCCGTCGGAGACACCGTCGAGGTCGACGAGCCGCTGCTCGAGGTCTCCACCGACAAGGTCGATACCGAGATCCCCTCCCCCGTCGCCGGCACCGTGCTCGAGATCAAGGTGTCGGAGGACGAGGACGCCGAGGTCGGTGCCGTGCTGGCCGTGATCGGCTCCGGCGATGCCGCAGCGGCTCCGGCTGAGAAGTCCGACACTCCGGCGCCGAAGGCCGAGGAGGCCCCCGCTAAGGAAGAGCCGAAGACCGAGGCGCCCAAGGCTGAGGAGAAGAAGGCCGAGGCGCCCAAGGCTGAGGAGAAGAAGGCTGAGGCTCCGGCAGCTCCCGCGCCGAAGGCTGCCGATGCGGTCTCCGGTGCAGAGTCCTCCGGCTACGTCACTCCGCTGGTGCGGAAGATGGCCTCCGAGGCCGGCGTCGACCTCTCCTCCGTGAAGGGCTCCGGCCTGGGCGGTCGCATCCGCAAGCAGGACGTCCAGCAGGCGATCGAGGCGCAGAAGTCCGCTGCCTCGGCCCCTGCCGCTGCCGCCCCCGCCGCAGCTACGGCCGCGCCGAAGGTCGAGGTCTCCTCGAAGCGCGGCACCGAGGAGAAGATGCCGCGCATCCGCAAGGTCATCGGCCAGCGGATGATGGAGTCCCTGCACGAGATGGCGCAGCTGACCACCGCGGTCGAGGTCGATCTGACCCGTATCGCCAAGCTGCGTGCGCGTGCCAAGGAGGACTTCGCCGCTCGTGAGGGTGCGAAGCTCACGTACCTGCCGTTCCTGATGATGGCTGCGATCGAGGGTCTGAAGACCTACCCGCAGCTGAACTCCAGCATCGACGGTGACAAGATCGTCTACCACGGCGCGGAGAACATCGGTATGGCCGCGGACACCGAGCGTGGTCTCGTCGTCCCGGTGATCCGGGATGCCGGTGACCTGAACCTGGCGGGCCTGGCCCGACAGATCGGCGACCTCGGCGCCCGGGCCAAGGGCAACAAGCTCGTCCCCGATGATCTGGCAGGTGCCACGTTCACGATCACCAACACCGGTTCCGGCGGGGCGCTGTGGGATACCCCCATCGTGCCCGCGCCGCAGGTCGGCATCCTCGGCACCGGCACCATCACCAAGCGCCCGGCGGTCGTCCAGAACGCCGAGGGCGATGATTCCATCGCCATCCGCTCGATGATGTACCTGTTCCTCTCCTACGACCACCGTGTGGTCGACGGCGCTGACGCCGCCCGCTTCCTCACCTCCATGAAGAAGCGGCTCGAGGAGGGTGCTTTCGAGGCGGAGCTGGGTCTGTGA
- a CDS encoding leucyl aminopeptidase — MPTITITEASVRDVEADVLILPLLAGADDAPATVPGSPEISEAIAGLDASAARGDLHRIPSYGLAAATSLLLVGVGDEALPEIDSEDLRLAFGAATRSLNGVGHAAVALPTGTAVQRAAALEGAALGAYAFVGHKSGTGSSAPKAALGSLTLVAEGGADAARTAVERSTLLSEVVDIVRDLVNTPPNLLHPVSFAQRAEELVADLPITVTVLDEKQLAEGGYGGIVGVGQGSTRPPRLVRLEYAPSAAERSVALVGKGITFDTGGISLKPAPGMDDMTSDMTGAATVLGATIGAARLGLDVKVTTYLALAENMPGGGAQRPGDVVTMRNGKTVEVLNTDAEGRMVMADALVDAVADAPDLVMDVATLTGAAVVALGKRTAGVMGTEDARELVLTAAGTAGEPFWALPFPAELRADLTGQVADLRNIGERPGGALSAGIFLAEFVGETPWAHLDIAGPGYASSPLGYMGKGATGMSTRTVLQVLEDLAAGPAA; from the coding sequence ATGCCCACCATCACCATCACCGAAGCATCAGTGCGCGACGTCGAGGCCGACGTCCTCATCCTCCCCCTCCTCGCCGGCGCCGACGACGCGCCGGCGACCGTCCCCGGGTCCCCCGAGATCTCCGAGGCCATCGCCGGTCTCGACGCCTCCGCCGCCCGCGGCGATCTGCACCGCATCCCGTCCTACGGGCTGGCCGCAGCGACGTCGCTGCTGCTGGTCGGTGTGGGTGACGAAGCTCTCCCCGAGATCGACTCCGAGGACCTCCGCCTCGCCTTCGGTGCAGCCACCCGCTCGCTGAACGGGGTCGGGCACGCCGCCGTCGCACTGCCCACGGGCACCGCCGTCCAGCGTGCCGCCGCCCTGGAGGGTGCCGCACTGGGCGCCTACGCCTTCGTCGGCCACAAGTCCGGCACCGGCTCCTCCGCGCCCAAGGCCGCGCTGGGCTCCCTGACCCTGGTCGCCGAGGGTGGGGCCGACGCCGCCCGCACCGCGGTGGAGCGCTCCACCCTGCTCTCCGAGGTAGTGGACATCGTCCGCGACCTGGTCAACACCCCGCCGAACCTCCTCCACCCCGTCTCCTTCGCGCAGCGCGCCGAGGAGCTCGTCGCCGATCTGCCGATCACCGTCACGGTGCTCGATGAGAAGCAGCTCGCCGAGGGCGGCTATGGGGGAATCGTCGGCGTGGGCCAGGGCTCGACCCGGCCGCCCCGCCTGGTCCGCCTGGAGTACGCCCCCTCGGCTGCGGAGCGTTCGGTCGCACTGGTGGGCAAGGGCATCACCTTCGACACCGGCGGCATCTCGCTCAAGCCCGCCCCCGGCATGGATGACATGACCTCGGACATGACCGGTGCCGCCACGGTGCTCGGCGCGACCATCGGCGCCGCCCGCCTGGGCCTGGACGTCAAGGTCACCACCTACCTGGCGCTGGCCGAGAACATGCCCGGCGGAGGCGCCCAGCGCCCCGGTGATGTGGTCACGATGCGCAACGGCAAGACTGTCGAGGTCCTCAACACCGATGCCGAGGGCCGGATGGTGATGGCCGACGCGCTCGTCGACGCCGTCGCCGACGCCCCCGACCTGGTGATGGACGTCGCCACCCTGACCGGTGCAGCCGTCGTCGCGCTGGGCAAGCGCACCGCAGGGGTGATGGGTACGGAGGACGCCCGCGAGCTGGTGCTCACAGCCGCCGGCACCGCCGGGGAGCCGTTCTGGGCGCTTCCCTTCCCCGCTGAGCTGCGCGCAGACCTCACCGGACAGGTCGCGGATCTGCGCAACATCGGCGAACGGCCGGGCGGGGCGCTCTCCGCCGGGATCTTCCTCGCCGAGTTCGTGGGCGAGACCCCCTGGGCGCACCTGGACATCGCCGGGCCCGGCTATGCCTCCTCGCCCCTGGGTTACATGGGCAAGGGAGCGACCGGGATGAGCACCCGCACTGTGCTGCAAGTCCTCGAGGACCTCGCCGCCGGCCCCGCAGCGTGA
- a CDS encoding RDD family protein, with product MIDRKDLGSWMDGAPVEEGYVKGSSLGLPAQGAGAVAPFWRRPLSLVVDWGLCLLVSALVFSGDPLANLVLFFMVNVLFLSLFGATPGQFVLRLRVLPVTGRSPMVLRALVRTVLMLLLLPAVVWNRDTQPLHDVAAGTAVVTV from the coding sequence GTGATCGATCGCAAGGACCTCGGCTCCTGGATGGACGGCGCCCCCGTGGAGGAGGGCTACGTCAAGGGCTCTTCCCTCGGCCTGCCCGCGCAGGGCGCCGGCGCTGTTGCGCCCTTCTGGCGGCGACCGCTGTCCCTGGTGGTCGACTGGGGGCTGTGCCTGCTGGTCTCCGCCCTGGTCTTCTCCGGTGACCCGCTGGCGAACCTGGTCCTGTTCTTCATGGTGAACGTGCTGTTCCTGAGCCTTTTCGGGGCGACCCCGGGGCAGTTCGTGCTGAGGCTGCGAGTGCTGCCGGTGACCGGACGCTCCCCGATGGTCCTGCGTGCGCTGGTGCGCACCGTGCTGATGCTCCTGCTGCTGCCGGCGGTGGTCTGGAACCGGGATACCCAGCCGCTGCATGATGTGGCCGCGGGTACCGCGGTCGTCACCGTCTGA
- a CDS encoding amidohydrolase — MQRTVISQVRPWGGEPVDIEIVGETISRITPAGHDHPEALVIDGHEHLALPGFINAHAHVDKSWWGQPWVSYGGEASTQGRIAHEREEREKHGIPAAGATERVLREFLRHGTTATRTHVDVDLGIGLDGIAAVREAEARLEGAIEVELVAFPQDGVIRRDGVLDLLDRAAAEGVENIGGLDPCAIDRDPVAQLDGLFRIAEKHGCGIDIHLHAGGELGAFEYELIIDRTRRSGLHGKVNVAHGFALGQLPEARRAELLAQFSELGISWTTVAPIGSAPLPWTQMRESGMGLGLGTDGIRDLWSPYGDGDLLRVALDFARLHRARYDEDFLHVAQLSTTGGAEFMHRVTHDLVEGARADIVLLDAQNAADAIVRAPARELVVAAGRIVAERGQLVI, encoded by the coding sequence ATGCAGAGAACAGTCATCTCCCAAGTCAGGCCCTGGGGTGGGGAGCCCGTCGACATCGAGATCGTCGGGGAGACCATCTCCCGGATAACCCCCGCCGGTCACGACCATCCCGAGGCTCTCGTCATCGATGGCCACGAGCACCTCGCCCTGCCCGGGTTCATCAACGCCCATGCCCACGTCGACAAGAGCTGGTGGGGGCAGCCGTGGGTGTCCTACGGCGGTGAGGCATCCACCCAGGGCCGCATCGCGCATGAGCGCGAAGAACGCGAGAAGCACGGCATCCCGGCAGCCGGGGCGACCGAGAGGGTGCTGCGCGAGTTCCTGCGCCACGGCACCACCGCGACCCGGACCCACGTCGACGTCGACCTCGGCATCGGCCTGGACGGCATCGCGGCCGTCCGCGAGGCGGAGGCACGCCTGGAGGGTGCCATCGAGGTGGAGCTCGTCGCGTTCCCGCAGGACGGGGTCATCCGCCGGGACGGGGTCCTGGATCTCCTGGACCGGGCAGCGGCCGAGGGCGTGGAGAATATCGGCGGGCTGGACCCATGCGCGATCGATCGCGATCCGGTCGCCCAGCTCGACGGGCTGTTCCGGATCGCCGAGAAGCACGGCTGCGGGATCGACATCCACCTCCATGCCGGCGGTGAGCTGGGCGCCTTCGAGTACGAGCTGATCATCGACCGCACCCGCCGGAGCGGCCTGCACGGCAAGGTCAATGTCGCTCACGGCTTCGCCCTGGGCCAGCTGCCCGAGGCGCGTCGTGCAGAGCTGCTGGCCCAGTTCAGCGAGCTGGGTATCAGCTGGACGACGGTGGCGCCGATCGGATCGGCGCCGCTGCCCTGGACCCAGATGCGCGAGAGCGGGATGGGCCTGGGTTTGGGCACGGACGGCATCCGGGATCTGTGGTCGCCCTACGGGGACGGGGATCTGCTGCGCGTCGCGCTCGACTTCGCACGGCTGCACCGCGCCCGCTATGACGAGGATTTCCTGCACGTCGCGCAGCTGTCCACCACGGGCGGTGCCGAATTCATGCACCGGGTGACCCACGATCTGGTCGAGGGCGCCCGCGCCGATATCGTGCTGCTCGATGCCCAGAACGCCGCCGACGCGATCGTTCGGGCACCCGCACGCGAGCTCGTGGTCGCCGCGGGACGCATCGTCGCCGAGCGCGGTCAGCTCGTGATCTGA
- the glnA gene encoding type I glutamate--ammonia ligase, with protein sequence MFNSPSEVVKYIEEEDVEFIDIRFCDLPGVMQHFNIPASTFDEEAIATGQLFDGSSIRGFQAIHESDMKLIPDLETSYLDPFRERKTLIINFSIVDPFTDEPYSRDPRTVASKAEEYLKSTGIADTALFAAEAEFYIFDDVRFKTGVNSGFYSIDSDEAVWNTDRDESEFGGNQGYKTRLKGGYFPVPPNDQMADLRDEICAVLEETGLQVERAHHEVGTAGQQEINYRFNTLLQAADDVMKFKYVVKNTVWDAGKTATFMPKPLFGDNGSGMHTHQSLWKDGEPLFFDERGYGGLSDIARWYIGGIIEHSPSLTAFTNPTVNSFKRLVPGFEAPVNMVYSARNRSAAIRIPVTGASAKAKRVEFRAPDPSANPYLAFAAQLMAGIDGIRNRIEPPEPIDKDLYELPPEEHKAIKQLPESLGAALDALEADHEYLTEGDVFPADMISTWIELKRTTEIDPFRFRPHPHEFELYYDI encoded by the coding sequence GTGTTCAACAGTCCCAGCGAGGTCGTGAAGTACATCGAGGAAGAGGATGTCGAGTTCATCGACATCCGTTTCTGCGATCTTCCCGGCGTGATGCAGCACTTCAACATCCCCGCGAGCACCTTCGACGAGGAGGCGATCGCCACCGGTCAGCTCTTCGACGGTTCCTCGATCCGCGGGTTCCAGGCGATCCATGAGTCCGACATGAAGCTGATCCCGGACCTGGAGACGTCCTATCTGGACCCGTTCCGCGAGCGCAAGACACTCATCATCAACTTCTCGATCGTGGACCCGTTCACGGACGAGCCCTACTCCCGTGACCCCCGCACCGTCGCGTCCAAGGCGGAGGAGTACCTGAAGTCCACCGGGATCGCCGACACCGCGCTCTTCGCCGCCGAGGCCGAGTTCTACATCTTCGACGACGTCCGCTTCAAGACCGGGGTGAACTCCGGCTTCTACAGCATCGACTCGGATGAGGCGGTCTGGAACACCGACCGTGACGAATCGGAGTTCGGCGGCAACCAGGGCTACAAGACTCGCCTGAAGGGTGGATATTTCCCGGTGCCGCCGAATGACCAGATGGCGGATCTGCGTGACGAGATCTGCGCCGTGCTGGAGGAGACCGGGCTGCAGGTCGAGCGCGCCCACCACGAGGTCGGCACCGCGGGTCAGCAGGAGATCAACTACCGCTTCAACACGCTGCTGCAGGCGGCCGACGACGTGATGAAGTTCAAGTACGTCGTGAAGAACACCGTGTGGGACGCCGGCAAGACCGCGACCTTCATGCCCAAGCCGCTGTTCGGCGACAACGGCTCCGGCATGCACACCCACCAGTCGCTGTGGAAGGACGGCGAGCCGCTGTTCTTCGACGAGCGCGGCTACGGCGGCCTGTCCGACATCGCCCGCTGGTACATCGGCGGCATCATCGAGCACTCCCCCTCGCTGACGGCCTTCACCAACCCCACGGTGAACTCCTTCAAGCGCCTGGTGCCGGGCTTCGAGGCCCCGGTGAACATGGTCTACTCGGCCCGCAACCGCTCGGCCGCGATCCGCATCCCGGTCACCGGCGCCTCCGCCAAGGCCAAGCGGGTCGAGTTCCGTGCACCGGACCCCTCGGCGAACCCGTACCTGGCCTTCGCCGCGCAGCTGATGGCCGGCATCGACGGCATCCGCAATCGCATCGAGCCGCCCGAGCCGATCGACAAGGACCTGTACGAGCTCCCGCCGGAGGAGCACAAGGCGATCAAGCAGCTGCCGGAATCCCTCGGCGCGGCGCTGGACGCCCTCGAGGCGGATCACGAGTACCTCACCGAGGGCGATGTGTTCCCCGCCGACATGATCTCGACCTGGATCGAGCTCAAGCGCACCACGGAGATCGATCCGTTCCGCTTCCGCCCGCACCCGCACGAGTTCGAGCTGTACTACGACATTTGA
- a CDS encoding 2Fe-2S iron-sulfur cluster-binding protein: protein MSTITITVIDREGVKTPGVDWEEDESLMECLVRNSYPILATCGGNASCSTCHSYLDEISFERAGDIDEDEADVLDSLTEDEREPTSRLTCQIPWDEDLEGAVVRIGPF from the coding sequence ATGAGCACCATCACCATCACCGTCATCGACCGCGAAGGCGTCAAGACCCCCGGCGTCGACTGGGAGGAGGACGAGTCCCTCATGGAGTGCCTCGTCCGCAACAGCTATCCGATCCTCGCCACCTGCGGCGGGAACGCCTCCTGCTCCACGTGCCATTCCTATCTGGACGAGATCTCCTTCGAAAGGGCCGGCGACATCGACGAGGACGAGGCCGACGTGCTGGACAGCCTCACCGAGGACGAGCGCGAGCCCACCTCACGGCTGACCTGCCAGATCCCCTGGGACGAGGACCTCGAGGGCGCCGTGGTCAGGATCGGTCCCTTCTGA
- the lipB gene encoding lipoyl(octanoyl) transferase LipB → MLDVIRLGFSEPLPGGDRHREFGLPPGPVDYRAAWSLQRELHAEVVAGTRPDTLLLLEHQPVYTAGKLTRDQERPRDGAEVVDIDRGGKITWHGPQQLVGYPLVKLPIPIDVVGFVRDLERTIMAVCDAVGVRTVPVKGRSGVWVTPQDEAARKVCAIGMRVSKRATMHGFALNCANDLSWAQNVIPCGIDDAGVTSLSREAGRRIAVADVVDLAAEAMSELVAHRTGATRYDANGGHGRSIDSMERRDEEASG, encoded by the coding sequence GTGCTCGACGTGATACGACTCGGATTCAGCGAACCCCTTCCCGGCGGAGACCGGCACCGGGAGTTCGGCCTGCCTCCGGGGCCGGTCGACTATCGCGCCGCCTGGTCGCTGCAGCGAGAGCTGCACGCCGAGGTCGTCGCCGGGACCCGCCCGGACACGCTGCTGCTGCTGGAGCATCAGCCGGTCTACACCGCCGGGAAGCTCACTCGCGACCAGGAGCGACCCCGGGACGGTGCCGAAGTGGTCGACATCGATCGGGGCGGCAAGATCACCTGGCACGGTCCGCAGCAGCTGGTCGGGTATCCACTGGTGAAGCTGCCGATCCCGATCGATGTCGTCGGCTTCGTACGCGACCTCGAACGCACCATCATGGCCGTCTGCGACGCGGTGGGCGTCAGGACCGTCCCCGTCAAGGGTCGCAGCGGGGTGTGGGTGACCCCGCAGGACGAGGCCGCCCGCAAGGTGTGTGCCATCGGGATGCGGGTGTCGAAACGTGCGACGATGCATGGGTTCGCGCTCAACTGCGCGAATGACCTGTCCTGGGCGCAGAACGTGATCCCCTGCGGCATCGATGACGCGGGGGTGACCAGCCTCAGCCGGGAGGCCGGTCGCCGAATCGCCGTGGCTGACGTCGTCGACCTCGCCGCCGAGGCGATGAGCGAACTCGTGGCGCACCGCACCGGAGCCACCCGGTATGACGCGAACGGCGGGCACGGCAGGTCGATAGACTCCATGGAACGTCGAGATGAGGAGGCATCAGGGTGA
- a CDS encoding DUF4191 domain-containing protein produces the protein MARTPETKPEKGSKKKQKLNADGTKKKGRIKQIIEVFKYTQEVDRTTLPWMIGAILGAIVLGVLLSWLVLGSPWYGIFMGLAIGILIAMMVLARKAERAAFGRIKGQPGAALAAMQSIRRGWNVDEEPVQIDARSQKMLFRASGRAGIAIVAEDSSAVSMKLLEKERRSIRRVLQHDNVPVHQIVVGDGDGEVPLHKLPNHMQRMKKQLTKDEAAQVTKRLNALRRSLRQSIPKGVDPMRARPNRKAMRGR, from the coding sequence ATGGCTCGCACGCCCGAGACCAAGCCCGAGAAGGGCTCGAAGAAGAAGCAGAAGCTGAACGCTGACGGCACCAAGAAAAAGGGCCGGATCAAGCAGATCATCGAGGTGTTCAAATACACCCAGGAGGTCGACCGCACCACTCTGCCGTGGATGATCGGTGCGATCCTCGGCGCGATCGTGCTGGGCGTCCTGCTGAGCTGGCTCGTGCTGGGCAGCCCGTGGTACGGCATCTTCATGGGACTGGCCATCGGCATCCTGATCGCCATGATGGTCCTGGCCCGCAAGGCCGAGCGCGCCGCCTTCGGCCGCATCAAGGGCCAGCCGGGGGCTGCGCTGGCGGCGATGCAGTCCATCCGCCGTGGCTGGAACGTGGATGAGGAGCCGGTGCAGATCGATGCCCGCAGCCAGAAGATGCTGTTCCGCGCCTCGGGCCGAGCGGGCATCGCCATCGTCGCCGAGGACTCCTCCGCGGTCTCCATGAAGCTGCTGGAGAAGGAGCGCCGCAGCATCCGTCGGGTGCTCCAGCACGACAACGTCCCGGTTCACCAGATCGTCGTCGGTGACGGTGACGGCGAGGTCCCGCTGCACAAGCTGCCCAATCACATGCAGCGCATGAAGAAGCAGCTGACCAAGGACGAGGCCGCTCAGGTGACCAAGCGACTGAACGCGCTGCGACGCTCGCTGCGTCAGTCGATCCCCAAGGGCGTGGACCCGATGCGCGCTCGACCGAATCGCAAGGCGATGCGCGGCCGCTGA
- the lipA gene encoding lipoyl synthase → MTTAPEGRRLLRIEARNAAVPIERKPEWIKTRAVMGPEYTAMKKRVHGQGLHTVCEEAGCPNIFECWEDREATFLIGGDTCTRRCDFCNIATGKPMAVDPMEPFKVAQSVKEMGLRYSTITGVARDDLEDGAAGLFARTCEQIHAMNPGTGVELLIDDIKGSGEHLQQVFDAEPQVFAHNLETVPRIFKQIRPAFRYERSLDVISMGKAAGMITKSNLILGMGETDDEILESLQRLREAGCDIITITQYMRPSKLHHPIDRWVKPQQFVALSVAAEEMGFLAVMAGPMVRSSYRAGKLWAQAMRKLGREIPDNLRHLDSNQPARQEAASVVARTQQVAAS, encoded by the coding sequence GTGACAACCGCCCCCGAAGGCCGGCGCTTGCTGCGCATCGAAGCACGCAATGCCGCAGTCCCGATCGAGCGCAAGCCTGAATGGATCAAGACCCGCGCCGTGATGGGCCCGGAGTACACCGCGATGAAGAAGCGGGTGCACGGGCAGGGCCTGCACACGGTGTGCGAGGAAGCCGGCTGCCCCAACATCTTCGAGTGCTGGGAGGATCGCGAGGCGACCTTCCTCATCGGTGGCGACACCTGCACCCGACGCTGTGACTTCTGCAACATCGCCACCGGCAAGCCGATGGCGGTGGACCCGATGGAGCCGTTCAAGGTCGCGCAGTCCGTCAAGGAGATGGGCCTGCGCTATTCGACCATCACGGGCGTGGCCCGCGACGACCTCGAGGACGGTGCGGCCGGTCTCTTCGCCCGCACCTGCGAGCAGATCCACGCGATGAACCCCGGGACCGGGGTCGAGCTCCTGATCGACGACATCAAGGGCAGCGGCGAGCACCTCCAGCAGGTCTTCGACGCCGAGCCCCAGGTATTCGCCCACAACCTGGAGACGGTGCCGCGGATCTTCAAGCAGATCCGGCCCGCCTTCCGCTACGAGCGCTCGCTCGACGTGATCTCGATGGGCAAGGCCGCCGGCATGATCACCAAGTCCAACCTCATCCTCGGCATGGGTGAGACCGACGACGAGATCCTCGAGTCGCTGCAGCGGCTGCGCGAGGCCGGCTGCGACATCATCACGATCACGCAGTACATGCGCCCCTCCAAGCTGCATCACCCGATCGACCGCTGGGTGAAGCCCCAGCAGTTCGTGGCACTGTCCGTGGCCGCCGAGGAGATGGGATTCCTCGCGGTGATGGCCGGGCCGATGGTGCGCTCCTCGTACCGCGCGGGCAAGCTCTGGGCCCAGGCGATGCGCAAGCTCGGCCGGGAGATCCCGGACAACCTCCGCCACCTCGATTCGAACCAGCCCGCCCGTCAGGAAGCTGCGAGCGTCGTCGCCCGCACCCAGCAGGTCGCCGCGAGCTGA